In Ammoniphilus sp. CFH 90114, the DNA window GTAATCCCTATGGTTATTTTCATTTGACTGCTCCTTACTCCTATTAATCTAATAGGACAAAACGGTATGTAATATATTTTATGATTTCTAAAATGGATGGTTACAAAATCATATACCTATGAAATTGGCCGATGTCCTTACTGCTGAAGTTGGCACACCAATAAGCTGTTTCAATCTCTTTTTTTTAGATGATTTACCCACCCTGTCACCACCTTTCTTCAAAGTTTGGATTTGGAACCCCTTCTTACAATCCATACTATGATTCAACTCTATGAATGGAGTGGACAGTTTTAGTAGGTCGACTGCCTGAAAGGAACGATTACCATTAGTAGGGTTGACTTGAGGCAGATGCGAGCATACTGGAAGAATAGAGGGTACAAGATCATCCGAAGAATATAGGAGTAAGGAGGTAGTATGATTATGCAACCTTTAACCCAAGAGGAAATTCGCATCATCCTGCGTGCCGCTGATAGTATCATTGCTACCGGGGGGCGGACGCTTCTATCGAAGATTTTAAAAGGATCAAGAGAAAAGAAAGTGTTGGAATTGGAGCTTCAGAGCAACCCCTCCTACGGGCTTTTTCACTCTATTACACTAGATGAGATCATGAAAAAAATAGCGGAGGCCTTCGTGGTCAGGCCGAATCAGTCCGCGTGGCTCAAATGCCGGGATTGTTGGCGAGCATTCTGTGTTTGAACCGGGTGAACAGGCCTATTTTAGGAGTCGAGGATTTGTCCCTCCAAAGAGATGTCCAGACTGCAGAGAGAAGAAGTGGATGGAGGAAAGTTCATAGTGAGATTAAATATAATGCAAAGGCCATGCTGGCTGTTCTAACGTATGGAATAAGAAGAGATCCTTCCTGGACAACATTAGCCAAGATTGGAAAGAACGAAGTGCCCCCTTGAATCAAAAGGGGTATTCACTTCATGACTTTCAAATCTCCATCATGCTATAATGAATATAATTGAGTACGGAAGGGGGGAGAACATGATTGATGAGCTGTTAAAACAAATTCTCGAAGAAATGAAGAGTATGAACCAACGTATGGATCGCATGGAAATACGAATGGGTGGAGTAGAAAACCAACTAGAGAGTCTAGAAACTCGTATAGGGAGTCTAGAAACACGCATGGGGAGTGTAGAAAACCAATTAGAGAGTCTAGAAACACGCATGGGGAGTGTAGAAAACCAATTAGAGAGTCTAGAAACACGCATGGGGAGTGTAGAAACAGCGCTACATGACACAAGGGCACATATGTATTTCCGATTTGATACATTGGATACAAAGCTATCTCGTGTTGAAGGAGATGTTGTAGATATTAAGGCTATCTTAGGCCGCTTGGAGGAAAATGAACCGCAGGATATTATGGGTATGTTAAAGCAGATGAACCAAAAGTTAGAAGCCCACGATGGCCTAGCTGAAAAGGTATCTGACCAAGAGACGGATATTAAGTTAATTAAGAAGTTACTTACCAATCAGTAACGAGCAAACCTTAGTAAAAATAAACTGCAAAGCAGGTGACCCTGCTATGGGTACCCTTACCCTGAAGGGAGCTAGATGAGATGCTGCAGCTGCTTTTTCTTGATTCATTGTGTTAAGGACTAAAAACGTTAGAATAATGTTAGAACTACGGCAAAAATCGTTAGAACAAGGACAAACCATGGATCTCATGGATAAAATCTAGGATGGTGCAAAGCCGGTGATACAGTTTCTCTGGATGTGACTGGCCAGAACTCGGAATTTGGTTGTTACGGTTTGAAATGAAACCATCCATCTGTCCGTCATTTATTTTAAACATATCCGTGTTATCCACCCCACGTACATTTCTTATCTTCTAAGTGAGCCACTTACTCCCTTCTTTTTTATTTTCTCAAGATCCAACTTCATTAGATTTCCACAGAACAGAACTTATCCTCGTATGGGATATGGAAAAGGAGCTGTATAAAATTGAGCGAAAAGTTGATCCGAAAATAAGTTTGAGTTATGGGAATCATTACCGGAGAGCTTGGGGTGATCTAATCACAGATTGTTAGCTTTGATGATAATATGGTATAAACTAAGGTTTTTTCAATGGAGAGAATAAACTTATGAAGCGAAATTTAGTAAGCAACTTGTTATTTCTTTTGGGCGCGATTCCCTTACTGTTTACACCTTTTATTTTAATGGCTAATATCATGTCGATAGCAGGAGAAAGGACGGGGGAAGAAGGAGCCTTATTATTGTTCGTGGTTTATTCGTTTATTGTCGTGTCGAGTACCTACTTTCTCACGTATTTAGGTTGTTTAATTTATCGATTTACAAGGAAGGGCAAGGAAAAGCCTATGCTTTTAGCTGTCATTCCTTTAGTTCATCTTGGCCTGGCTGTGATCCTGTTTAACTTATGGTTAGCCTTCGGGGGTTAAGAGAGAGGATATCCAAGTTTCGCATGGTGCCGGTATACTATCTTCACATTAACATTCGTTGAACATGACCAAAAAGAAATAGACCACCGAATGAGCTAGCAACTTCGGTGGTCTACTTCTTAATTCTGAGCCGGGGAACGTCTGTTGTACGTGACCGTCTAACATATTTTACATTTTATATGGTTAGATTAACTTTAAAACATGTACTGAGGTTAACCCCCCATGAATCTTGAACGAAGTATTATTATTTTTTCTTGGATAATTTCCATAATCCTACTCAAAGTTTTTGTACCTAAAAGCAAAAAAAGAGAAGCATGGGTCATCTTTCTTTTTATGCAAACATTTAATTGGTACTTCGGATTGATTGTAGTTGAATATGGCTTGATTCAGTATCCAGTCGTTTTGTTTGAAGCGGTAGAAAAAGCCAATCGAACAAGCTTCTTATTTGAATTCATGGCATTTCCTGTTTTGTGTGTCATCTTTACACTCTATCTCCCCAAAAGTAAACCCTGGCATCGGAGGCCACTTTACTATATCGGATACACCGCTTTAATTACTCTCTTTGAAGTCATTTTTGAGAAGCATACAGATCTCATACAATATATCCATTGGACTTGGTACTACACATTTGGCACGGTCCTTATCGCTTTCTATATCTGCACCTTCTTTTTTACTTGGTATAGCAAATTTCTTATCCAAGGTGAACATCATGTCGGTTGAGCGCATCTTTCTTGTTTGTAGTTGGTTCATTTCTGGTATCCTTCTACTTCTTTTCGTACCAAAGAAGAAGATCCCCCAAGCTATCATCATTCTGCTATTTGCACAAACCCTTTCTTGGATTTCAGGAATATTGCTGGTGATGTTTGATCTGGTCAGATTTCCAGTTCGAGAATTTTCAAGTGCCACAAATGTAAGTTTCTCTAGACATTTTGTGGTTTATCCAACCATATTTGTGTTGTTTGCCCTCTATTACCCCATTGATTGGAAGAAATGGGCTCAAGGTTCTTTTATTGTGTTATTTGCATCCATGATGACGATGTACGCCTATTTCACCATGAAGTATACATCCTTAATTGAGATGGAAAATGGGGTTATGTATTTATTATTCATGGTGTTTGTGATCCATTTATATAGTTCCATACGTTTCTTTCTCTGGTTTCAGAAAGGGATGAAAACTTAATGGAGCGAATAGCTAGAAAGGGTTCGATTCGTGCAAATTTGTATGCAGAACTTACAAAAATAATCCTGCAACTTGCAAAATGGCTGCCTGCAGATAGAGGTAGCCAGTTTTTGCGGGTGCTGCGTGATCCTCATTTTTTTTGATATAATGAGTTGAATATGGACAAGTGGATGGTGGACTCACACAGGTAAAGGTAGGTGCTTTTTTCAATGAAAAAGAATAAACAGGATCAAGAATTGCTAGATCAAGCGGCTTCGAAGTTTGTGGACTTGCTGCTTGAGGAGGAAGCGTACCTTCAAAAACAAGAAGCTAGGCTTTGGGCTAACGTACTCCTGCCCATGTCTTTTCATGATGCTCTGGCTATGTTAACGAAGGATGAACTGGCTTTGATCAGGAAGAACTTAAATATAAAGAACCTTAGTAAACTATCAAAGGCAGAGCTGGTTCATGAGCTTGTTCGCCAGATTCCCCTTCATCTGGGTGAAAAAATTAAATTCTTTGACCAATCCCGCTATGATTTGTTCAAGAGATTAGCTAACGGAAACGGATCGTTAGTTGATTATGACCTTGAAGATGATCAAGTTGAGTATTTTAGAAAGCTGGGTTTCATTTTTACAGGAACTTATGATCATGACAGAGT includes these proteins:
- a CDS encoding CBO0543 family protein, with protein sequence MSVERIFLVCSWFISGILLLLFVPKKKIPQAIIILLFAQTLSWISGILLVMFDLVRFPVREFSSATNVSFSRHFVVYPTIFVLFALYYPIDWKKWAQGSFIVLFASMMTMYAYFTMKYTSLIEMENGVMYLLFMVFVIHLYSSIRFFLWFQKGMKT
- a CDS encoding RQC domain-containing protein translates to MQPLTQEEIRIILRAADSIIATGGRTLLSKILKGSREKKVLELELQSNPSYGLFHSITLDEIMKKIAEAFVVRPNQSAWLKCRDCWRAFCV
- a CDS encoding CBO0543 family protein; its protein translation is MNLERSIIIFSWIISIILLKVFVPKSKKREAWVIFLFMQTFNWYFGLIVVEYGLIQYPVVLFEAVEKANRTSFLFEFMAFPVLCVIFTLYLPKSKPWHRRPLYYIGYTALITLFEVIFEKHTDLIQYIHWTWYYTFGTVLIAFYICTFFFTWYSKFLIQGEHHVG